In Bacillota bacterium, a single window of DNA contains:
- a CDS encoding iron ABC transporter permease, which yields MSLGTLVLGTSLAWLITAYDFPGRDKFRWLLVLPMAIPAYVMGFIYMALFDFAGPFHTLVRSVWGAQAYFPPIRSGGGAILVMTLTLYPYVFLLAKAGFEEQTGSHFEAARALGSSRARAFFALALPLARPSIAAGVALAAMEALADFATVRYFNFPTIADGILRVWHGLMDLGAASELAGLLAIFSLLMLLFEQKNRGRTKYYQTRGRLPGLPETRLVGGRGLLAALFCAFVLFASFGLPVGQLLMWAGREIANITPPVMATYVELAMNSILLATIAAILVVLIALVVASLSRLKDKKSLQSLARLVTIGYAIPGAVIAVGILLPLSFIDRSINAFTSAWWGFTPGLLLTGSLVGLMYAYIVRFMAIAYSSVDASLEKISPNTVLAARALGANAQRVMFAVQLPLITPGVIAGAVLVFVDVMKELPITVMMRPMGYDTLAVWVWQMASESLWTSTAIPALIIVLVGLVPIKFLLDASSSRTEKQTSQILMRKDH from the coding sequence GTGTCTCTGGGAACTTTGGTGCTGGGCACTAGTCTGGCATGGCTCATTACGGCCTATGACTTTCCAGGCAGGGATAAATTCCGTTGGCTCTTGGTTCTGCCCATGGCTATACCCGCCTATGTTATGGGCTTTATTTACATGGCGTTGTTTGATTTTGCCGGGCCCTTTCACACCTTGGTGCGTTCTGTCTGGGGGGCACAGGCGTACTTTCCCCCCATTCGCAGTGGTGGTGGGGCAATTTTGGTCATGACCCTAACTCTCTACCCCTATGTTTTCTTGCTGGCCAAGGCAGGCTTTGAGGAGCAGACGGGGTCTCATTTTGAGGCTGCTAGAGCTCTCGGGAGTAGCCGGGCAAGGGCGTTTTTCGCCTTGGCCCTACCCCTGGCACGCCCTTCGATTGCCGCTGGGGTGGCCTTGGCCGCTATGGAAGCACTCGCTGACTTTGCCACTGTACGCTACTTTAATTTTCCTACCATAGCAGATGGAATATTGCGGGTATGGCATGGACTGATGGACCTAGGGGCTGCTTCAGAGCTGGCAGGTTTACTCGCCATATTTTCGCTTTTGATGCTACTTTTTGAACAGAAAAATAGGGGCAGGACGAAGTACTACCAGACACGGGGCAGACTGCCTGGCCTTCCAGAGACTAGGCTTGTAGGTGGGCGGGGACTGCTGGCAGCACTATTTTGCGCTTTTGTTTTATTCGCGTCCTTTGGCTTGCCGGTAGGGCAACTGCTAATGTGGGCTGGGCGTGAAATCGCCAATATTACGCCCCCTGTCATGGCCACCTACGTAGAGCTAGCCATGAACAGCATTCTTTTGGCTACTATAGCAGCGATACTGGTGGTCTTAATAGCCTTAGTGGTCGCTAGTTTGTCTCGCCTCAAAGATAAGAAGTCGCTACAAAGCCTAGCCCGCTTGGTAACCATCGGCTATGCCATCCCTGGGGCGGTGATTGCGGTAGGCATACTTCTACCCCTATCGTTCATAGATCGGTCTATAAACGCCTTTACGAGCGCTTGGTGGGGGTTTACACCGGGGCTGCTCCTTACAGGGTCCCTGGTGGGTTTGATGTATGCCTACATCGTCCGGTTTATGGCCATAGCCTACAGCAGTGTTGACGCCAGCCTAGAGAAAATCTCGCCCAATACAGTGCTGGCAGCACGAGCCTTGGGGGCCAATGCCCAGCGCGTCATGTTCGCGGTGCAGTTGCCGCTCATTACGCCTGGGGTGATCGCCGGGGCGGTCTTGGTGTTTGTGGATGTGATGAAAGAGCTGCCAATCACCGTGATGATGCGCCCCATGGGCTACGACACTTTGGCGGTGTGGGTCTGGCAGATGGCATCAGAGTCTCTCTGGACCAGTACGGCGATACCAGCCCTCATCATCGTTCTCGTAGGCCTAGTACCGATAAAGTT